The following proteins are co-located in the Cardiocondyla obscurior isolate alpha-2009 linkage group LG12, Cobs3.1, whole genome shotgun sequence genome:
- the LOC139106930 gene encoding DNA ligase 1, protein MRLWLLLTALLLVAILVAETSAKKSNKDVKSRNGGEKEIDVEYRAKDKQSKKKDKYVKEQKKSKSSSSERNVEGSNDKYSETKNVHKSEQKLKNKRNKRENIEVANEGVNINTEKELKDKIKTEIKNKKDKKIKEQPKESEELLETSQNSKTHQKSKKSLKEEKNKKLKNNEKTDNIDKTTDADVQSKKKVKNSKSRNSENAKAAVNNSEKKTKYDKKKKKEEVTKNTESKEIEEETDITSADSNQEEAVDKTKNDKEKSQETSKKSKKNKKKREAVQEEEEIEEEQSNNTVENEHDVTETNDNESEESCSAQTNDEECTAEE, encoded by the exons ATGAG aTTGTGGCTATTATTGACTGCACTTTTACTAGTCGCAATACTTGTGGCGGAAACCTCtgcaaaaaaatcaaataaagatGTGAAATCAAGAAATGGTggtgaaaaagaaatcgatgtTGAATATCGTGCAaa aGATAAAcaatcaaagaaaaaagacaagTATGTGAAAGAGCAGAAAAAGAGTAAGAGTAGCTCGTCTGAACGAAACGTGGAAGGCTCTAATGACAAATATtcagaaacaaaaaatgtccACAAATCGGAAcagaaattgaaaaacaaaCGAAACAAACGTGAAAATATTGAAGTGGCGAATGAAGGAGTGAATATAAATAccgaaaaagaattaaaagataagataaaaacggagataaaaaataaaaaagataaaaaaattaaagaacaaCCAAAAGAATCGGAAGAACTTCTTGAAACTTCTCAAAATTCTAAAACTCAccaaaaatcgaaaaagagtttgaaggaagagaaaaataagaaattaaaaaataatgaaaaaacaGACAACATAGATAAAACTACAGATGCTGATGTTCAAAGTAAGAAAAAGGTAAAGAATTCTAAATCGAGAAATTCTGAAAACGCTAAGGCAGCGGTTAATAACAGTGAAAAGAAGACCAaatacgataaaaagaaaaagaaagaagaggtAACTAAGAACACAGAATCCAAAGAAATCGAAGAAGAAACAGATATAACATCTGCAGATTCTAACCAAGAAGAAGCCGTGGACAAAACAAAGAACGATAAAGAGAAATCTCAAGAAACGTcaaaaaaaagcaagaaaaataagaaaaaacgTGAAGCAGTgcaagaagaagaggaaatcGAAGAAGAACAATCAAACAATACTGTCGAAAATGAACATGATGTAACAGAAACAAATGATAACGAATCTGAAGAAAGCTGTTCAGCTCAAACAAATGATGAAGAATGTACGGCAGAAGAATAG